The following coding sequences lie in one Mucilaginibacter sp. KACC 22773 genomic window:
- a CDS encoding IS3 family transposase, translated as MKQDYAHLSWAFLCGLFGKTRHAHYDHLWRNQDDSIKEEIILQLVHEIRKPLPRLGTRKMLYLLKPQLASHHIEIGRDYLFDLLDAHKLLIRQRKRKAITTDSRHWMHKYANLVKEMHIIRPEELWVSDITYIRVQNQWGYLSLITDAFSRKIMGYCFRLDMLALGPIAALQMALDVRSYSGQTLTHHSDRGSQYCSKDYVELLGNETISISMTERGDPYENALAERMNGIIKGEFDLYISPVNFEQTYKKIDSSIKAYNELRPHGSCDYLTPCQAHEQGDVLKKRWKEYPGKWEKEKPLAIPA; from the coding sequence ATGAAGCAGGATTACGCGCATTTAAGCTGGGCGTTTCTATGCGGACTGTTTGGCAAAACCCGCCATGCGCACTATGATCACTTATGGAGAAACCAGGATGACTCTATCAAAGAGGAAATTATCCTGCAGCTTGTTCATGAAATAAGGAAGCCTTTACCCCGGTTAGGGACAAGAAAGATGCTTTATCTGCTTAAGCCGCAACTGGCTTCTCATCATATAGAAATCGGCAGGGACTACCTGTTTGACTTGCTTGACGCTCATAAGCTGCTGATCAGGCAGCGTAAACGAAAAGCAATCACCACCGATTCCCGGCACTGGATGCATAAGTACGCCAACCTGGTAAAGGAAATGCATATTATACGGCCGGAGGAACTTTGGGTAAGCGATATAACTTACATTCGGGTGCAAAACCAATGGGGCTACCTGTCACTGATAACAGATGCATTTTCACGTAAGATCATGGGTTATTGTTTCCGCCTGGATATGCTGGCGCTGGGGCCTATAGCGGCCTTACAGATGGCCCTGGATGTCCGCAGTTACAGCGGGCAAACCCTTACCCATCACTCTGACAGAGGGTCCCAATACTGCTCTAAGGATTATGTGGAATTGCTTGGGAACGAAACTATTTCCATCAGTATGACTGAACGGGGTGACCCGTATGAGAATGCACTGGCCGAACGAATGAATGGCATCATCAAGGGGGAGTTCGACCTGTACATCAGCCCGGTTAACTTTGAGCAGACTTATAAAAAGATCGATAGCAGTATTAAGGCATACAACGAATTGAGGCCCCATGGAAGCTGTGACTACCTGACGCCTTGCCAGGCGCATGAACAAGGTGATGTACTGAAAAAACGCTGGAAGGAATACCCGGGCAAATGGGAGAAGGAAAAGCCGCTGGCCATACCCGCCTGA
- a CDS encoding RICIN domain-containing protein, with protein MRKNLTAQALCCLLAFMMGCSKNTIQKNPDISGLSTKQNLALSTTNTNGFRGINWADPNGNEGDGRVVLPSGMTTSLTATQAAALATSISSAVKTSGGTTIRMPINPWTASSSTYWPVYQAAINAIVSNGCKVILCYWPVGVHHVPDVTQWTTMWTTVNNVYKNNTSILYEPINEPVDYSGTDLNNLYASFLTTFSTADGKCILDGTGYAADVTAVGADSRLVNQYLGLHCYWWFWGSHDVWSGYYSDMSSRTGSYAARTVVTEVGIETFRNMSFWWQWDTGVYVDQAFLTGALSYARDNSMGTIAWSGVNDIDTYRWYKANNNLVEVSPGTANMFRWSWKLTASPVWLGPIADGRYKLQNRASGLMLDNLGSTTDGATVAQWASGTSANQKWNVSYTDGYYTLSCVTGKECLDTGGNTTDGSSVKQYTVGTSTNQRWSIVSAGSGYYKIVNLATGKCLDTGGLTTNGSVMQQWTSGSSYNQQWTLIAQ; from the coding sequence ATGAGAAAAAATTTAACCGCCCAGGCACTATGCTGCCTGTTAGCCTTTATGATGGGCTGTTCAAAAAACACTATTCAAAAGAACCCTGATATCTCCGGCTTGTCGACAAAACAAAACCTTGCGCTTTCAACTACCAACACCAATGGCTTTCGTGGTATAAACTGGGCCGACCCTAATGGCAACGAAGGCGACGGAAGGGTTGTATTGCCAAGCGGTATGACTACATCGCTCACCGCAACCCAGGCTGCTGCTTTGGCCACCAGTATTTCAAGCGCTGTTAAAACAAGCGGCGGTACTACTATCAGGATGCCCATAAACCCATGGACGGCCTCAAGCTCTACTTATTGGCCTGTATACCAGGCTGCAATTAATGCCATTGTATCAAACGGCTGTAAAGTAATACTTTGCTACTGGCCGGTAGGTGTGCACCATGTACCGGATGTTACGCAATGGACTACCATGTGGACAACTGTGAATAATGTTTATAAAAACAACACGTCTATTTTGTATGAGCCTATAAATGAACCTGTGGATTATTCAGGTACCGATTTGAATAATTTATATGCCAGTTTTTTAACCACATTTAGTACGGCCGATGGTAAATGCATCCTGGACGGCACTGGTTATGCTGCTGACGTAACTGCAGTTGGCGCCGATTCAAGGTTAGTTAATCAATACCTGGGCCTGCACTGCTACTGGTGGTTCTGGGGATCGCATGATGTTTGGTCGGGCTATTACAGCGACATGTCAAGCAGGACCGGATCTTACGCGGCCCGTACGGTGGTTACCGAAGTTGGTATCGAAACATTCAGGAACATGAGTTTCTGGTGGCAATGGGATACTGGTGTATATGTTGATCAGGCATTTTTAACCGGGGCGCTTTCGTATGCCAGGGACAACTCTATGGGTACTATAGCATGGTCGGGCGTTAATGATATTGATACCTACCGCTGGTATAAGGCAAATAATAACCTGGTAGAGGTTAGCCCGGGCACCGCGAACATGTTCAGGTGGTCATGGAAACTTACCGCATCTCCTGTATGGCTGGGGCCAATTGCCGACGGGCGGTACAAGCTTCAAAATCGTGCATCGGGCCTTATGCTTGATAATTTGGGCAGCACGACCGATGGCGCTACCGTGGCTCAATGGGCATCGGGAACAAGTGCCAACCAAAAATGGAATGTAAGTTATACCGATGGCTATTATACGCTAAGCTGTGTAACCGGGAAAGAGTGCCTGGACACCGGGGGTAATACTACTGATGGCTCATCGGTTAAACAATATACAGTAGGCACCAGTACTAACCAGCGCTGGTCAATAGTTTCGGCCGGAAGCGGTTACTACAAAATAGTTAACCTTGCTACAGGGAAATGCCTGGATACTGGAGGCTTGACAACCAATGGATCTGTTATGCAACAGTGGACAAGCGGTTCGAGCTACAACCAGCAATGGACGCTTATTGCGCAATAA
- a CDS encoding RagB/SusD family nutrient uptake outer membrane protein: MKTIYKIIILASVINLAGCKKNLLDKTPKDRLSPSTFYQNETQVKMALVGIYNALQPNATPAHFFQFEFESDNAYCQDAWQGSKEVGAWQTTTNSWAPYAKWTQDYTIISRANEFLQDVANASIDATVKTQMSAEAKFLRGYAYTDLTTYFGDVPLITSVLSLSDAYVSRTAKATVLTQILTDFTEAAAALPTSYSGSDVGRATKGAALAYKAKALLYNGKWADAAQAAQDVINLNTYSLYTNYGSLFDEAHENNSEVIFDIQYIPTTQSQPWPSSALSLSVWPTPNVTADLIDSYYMTNGLPVTNSASGYNAQNPYVNRDPRLAASVVLPGSLWGTTTYIPANDVVPSGARPRKYAAIGIADPNNCSLNTILMRYADVLLIRAEALIESGSTATEIYTLIDKVRARVSMPRVEDVEGTGLNQTQLRAILRHERRVEFFMEGTRYADMLRWKDQSLVHDVYGYDKSLLSNPASAATWQFKQVKLDTRTFDAGKGWLWPVPQADIDINKKLLPNNPGY; the protein is encoded by the coding sequence ATGAAGACTATATATAAAATCATAATCTTAGCATCTGTTATTAATCTTGCCGGCTGCAAGAAAAACCTTCTGGATAAAACGCCAAAAGACCGCTTGTCGCCCTCGACATTTTACCAGAACGAAACCCAGGTAAAAATGGCGTTGGTGGGCATTTACAATGCACTACAACCTAATGCCACCCCGGCGCATTTTTTCCAGTTTGAATTTGAATCGGATAATGCCTATTGCCAGGATGCCTGGCAGGGCTCAAAGGAAGTAGGGGCATGGCAAACCACAACCAACAGTTGGGCGCCATATGCGAAGTGGACCCAGGATTACACCATTATTTCAAGGGCCAACGAGTTTTTGCAGGATGTTGCCAATGCAAGCATTGATGCTACTGTAAAAACCCAAATGTCGGCCGAAGCTAAGTTTTTACGAGGGTATGCCTATACGGATTTGACTACTTATTTTGGCGATGTGCCCTTAATTACCAGTGTACTGTCGCTCTCGGATGCATATGTTTCAAGGACTGCGAAAGCTACGGTGCTGACGCAGATCTTAACTGATTTTACAGAGGCAGCAGCCGCACTACCAACCTCCTACTCGGGTTCTGATGTTGGCCGGGCAACCAAAGGAGCTGCATTAGCTTACAAGGCAAAAGCTCTTTTGTACAATGGAAAGTGGGCCGATGCTGCACAGGCCGCGCAGGATGTGATCAATCTTAACACCTACAGTTTATATACTAACTATGGTTCGCTGTTTGATGAGGCACACGAAAACAATAGTGAAGTGATTTTTGACATCCAATATATACCCACTACCCAGTCACAACCCTGGCCATCATCTGCCTTATCTTTGAGTGTTTGGCCAACTCCAAACGTCACTGCTGATTTGATCGATTCATATTACATGACCAATGGATTACCGGTTACCAACTCCGCTTCGGGCTACAATGCTCAAAACCCGTATGTCAATCGCGATCCAAGATTGGCTGCTTCAGTAGTATTACCTGGCTCTTTGTGGGGTACAACCACCTACATACCTGCCAATGATGTGGTTCCGTCTGGTGCACGCCCGCGTAAATACGCGGCGATAGGTATTGCCGACCCCAATAATTGTTCACTCAATACTATTTTGATGCGTTATGCCGACGTGTTGCTGATACGTGCCGAAGCCCTGATTGAATCGGGAAGCACCGCAACGGAAATCTATACACTTATAGACAAGGTGCGTGCCAGGGTAAGCATGCCCAGGGTTGAAGATGTAGAAGGTACCGGCTTAAACCAAACGCAATTAAGGGCGATATTACGCCATGAGCGCAGGGTTGAATTCTTTATGGAAGGCACCAGGTATGCAGATATGTTACGCTGGAAAGATCAATCCCTGGTTCATGATGTTTATGGATATGACAAATCGTTGCTGAGTAATCCGGCAAGTGCCGCTACCTGGCAGTTTAAACAGGTTAAGTTAGATACCCGGACATTTGATGCAGGTAAAGGATGGTTATGGCCAGTTCCGCAAGCCGATATTGACATCAACAAAAAATTGCTACCAAACAACCCGGGATATTAA
- a CDS encoding SusC/RagA family TonB-linked outer membrane protein: MKRKLLFPNYLYSRGVRTTFKTLALFILPIGANALTPNLITHNNRAITTQIAPVKAAITVKGSVVDAIDGQPLVGVSISIKGTNKGALSDLKGNFQLSNVPENAVLVVTYISYEKVEIAVSGKTDIAIKLQPSMKTLNDVVVVGYGTQKKENLTGSVGVVNTKDLESRPLTNTGQALQGTVSGVFALQSSGKPGDDNTVIDIRGVGTFGDNSPLVLVDGFPGSIGDVNPNDVQSISVLKDAASSAIYGNRAANGVILITTKRGSAGKLRVNYSGYAGIQSPTRLPNVLNSVQYTTLYNEAAVNTGSAPAYPDSIIQKYAAHNNPLYPDINYFKVYYGNAYMQNHRVSATGGSDNVNYAFMLGHLDQDGILVATNYKKTDFRLNLDTYHLKDKRLRVSGNVSGNLGVKSEPTDLWNAEWYSTLAPIHPLKDASGNWVSVNGERNYYGEIKEGSTNLTKRYNFSGQAEAEYKILPGLSAQLTYGYNVISTNANAFHANVTLKNQNGTTTQLPSDLNVTNETDGHSLLTGLLKYNKTINRHSFNLLGGYNEEEFTYDWQSGFRSHFVNNTQRVLNLGDAATQTNNSGSYDLGLRSFFGRLNYAFDEKYLFEANIRRDGSSRFAQGKQWGTFPSFSAAWVLSKEDFMKSVSWLDFAKIRASWGRLGNQNISNYYNGSDILSSGQNYSFGGTLYSGVAVTAMTNKDLTWETAQQLDLGLDISFHNNIEITADYFDKRTKNLLLTQPIPLTIAQSAPMANAGEVQNKGFELGISYKTTFGNGVKLRTSFNVSHIVNKIISMNVPQQYSSPKAIVVGSAINSFYGYQMTGIYQISDFTWQNNSDASIPYASRSYTLKPGVVKVSDYNAQPGDIKYADLNSDGVVDQNHDRKIIGKQFPDITYAFNFNVAWKGLDLGVFLQGVQGMQGYTYYEIASPFSGFANVGTWWLNRWTPQNPSNTYPRVTLDGVRNNIHSSFYVENASYLRVKNIELGYTLSPAAIKKIGLSSLRIYANIQNAFTFTKFKGFDPEQTSDQTRAEAYPQVRVMTAGINVNF, from the coding sequence ATGAAACGAAAATTACTTTTTCCAAATTATTTGTATTCCAGAGGGGTTCGCACTACGTTTAAAACTTTGGCATTATTTATATTGCCAATTGGCGCAAACGCGTTAACCCCCAATTTAATAACTCACAACAATAGGGCGATAACTACCCAAATAGCACCTGTTAAGGCTGCTATAACTGTAAAAGGCTCTGTAGTAGACGCTATTGATGGCCAGCCGCTGGTAGGCGTTTCTATTAGTATAAAGGGAACTAACAAAGGTGCCCTGAGTGATTTAAAGGGTAACTTTCAACTTTCGAATGTGCCGGAAAATGCCGTACTCGTTGTAACCTATATCTCATACGAGAAAGTTGAAATTGCAGTAAGCGGAAAGACTGATATCGCAATAAAACTTCAACCTTCAATGAAAACCCTGAACGATGTGGTTGTAGTAGGTTATGGAACGCAGAAGAAGGAAAACCTGACAGGATCTGTAGGCGTTGTAAATACAAAGGATTTGGAAAGCAGGCCCCTGACAAATACCGGGCAGGCTTTACAAGGCACTGTTTCCGGTGTTTTTGCACTGCAAAGTTCGGGTAAACCCGGAGATGACAACACGGTTATAGATATTCGTGGGGTAGGTACTTTTGGAGATAATTCCCCGTTGGTGTTAGTTGATGGTTTTCCCGGCAGCATAGGCGACGTAAATCCTAACGATGTTCAATCAATTTCAGTGTTGAAAGACGCCGCATCATCTGCTATTTATGGTAATCGTGCTGCAAACGGCGTTATTTTAATTACCACTAAACGGGGATCAGCAGGCAAACTTCGTGTTAACTATAGTGGATATGCCGGTATTCAAAGTCCGACAAGGCTGCCCAATGTATTAAACTCTGTTCAATATACCACGCTTTACAACGAGGCGGCTGTAAATACCGGATCGGCACCGGCGTATCCGGATTCGATAATTCAAAAATACGCGGCGCACAACAACCCATTATACCCCGATATTAATTATTTCAAGGTTTATTATGGAAACGCCTATATGCAAAACCATCGTGTAAGCGCAACAGGAGGGAGCGACAACGTCAATTATGCATTTATGCTGGGGCATCTGGATCAGGATGGAATCCTGGTGGCAACCAATTACAAAAAAACAGACTTCCGTCTCAACCTCGATACCTACCATCTAAAAGATAAAAGGCTTCGTGTTTCCGGGAATGTATCCGGGAATTTGGGTGTAAAAAGCGAACCGACCGATCTTTGGAATGCCGAATGGTATTCCACTCTGGCGCCTATACATCCGCTTAAGGATGCAAGCGGAAACTGGGTTTCTGTTAACGGCGAACGTAACTACTACGGGGAAATTAAAGAAGGTAGCACCAATCTGACAAAACGGTACAATTTTAGTGGACAGGCAGAAGCAGAATATAAAATTCTGCCCGGTTTAAGTGCGCAGCTTACTTATGGTTATAATGTTATCTCCACTAACGCAAATGCTTTTCATGCCAATGTAACGCTGAAAAACCAAAATGGAACAACTACACAATTGCCATCAGACCTTAATGTAACCAACGAGACTGACGGCCACTCATTGCTTACCGGGTTACTGAAATATAATAAGACAATTAACCGTCATTCATTCAATTTATTAGGCGGTTACAACGAAGAGGAGTTTACCTATGATTGGCAAAGCGGCTTTCGCTCACATTTTGTTAACAACACGCAACGTGTATTGAACCTTGGCGATGCGGCCACACAAACCAATAACTCTGGCAGTTACGATCTCGGCCTCCGTTCGTTTTTTGGCCGTTTAAACTATGCGTTTGACGAAAAATATTTATTTGAAGCTAATATCCGAAGGGATGGCTCTTCCAGGTTTGCACAAGGTAAACAATGGGGAACATTTCCGTCATTCTCAGCAGCCTGGGTACTATCAAAAGAAGATTTTATGAAAAGTGTGAGCTGGCTTGATTTTGCAAAAATTCGTGCCTCCTGGGGGCGTTTAGGTAATCAAAATATAAGTAATTACTATAATGGAAGTGATATCCTGAGTTCGGGTCAGAATTATTCGTTCGGCGGAACGCTTTATTCGGGTGTTGCCGTTACGGCAATGACCAACAAAGATTTGACCTGGGAAACAGCTCAGCAATTAGATTTGGGGCTTGACATCTCTTTCCACAATAACATTGAAATTACTGCAGATTATTTTGATAAAAGGACTAAAAACCTCTTATTGACCCAACCGATACCACTAACAATTGCGCAGTCGGCCCCAATGGCTAATGCCGGTGAAGTGCAAAACAAAGGTTTTGAACTTGGCATATCCTATAAAACAACGTTTGGCAATGGTGTTAAATTAAGAACTTCCTTCAATGTTTCTCACATCGTCAACAAAATCATCAGCATGAACGTGCCTCAGCAGTACAGCTCTCCAAAGGCGATTGTTGTGGGCTCGGCTATAAATTCATTCTACGGTTACCAGATGACGGGCATTTACCAGATTTCTGATTTTACATGGCAAAACAACAGCGATGCATCCATTCCGTACGCAAGCCGTAGTTATACGCTTAAACCGGGTGTAGTTAAAGTAAGCGATTACAACGCGCAACCTGGCGATATTAAATATGCCGACCTCAATAGTGACGGCGTAGTTGACCAAAACCACGACCGCAAAATCATAGGTAAGCAATTTCCTGACATAACCTATGCTTTTAACTTCAATGTAGCCTGGAAAGGTCTGGACCTTGGGGTGTTTTTACAAGGCGTACAAGGCATGCAGGGTTATACCTACTATGAAATAGCTTCGCCTTTTAGCGGCTTTGCAAACGTTGGTACCTGGTGGTTAAACAGGTGGACACCACAAAATCCATCTAATACCTATCCCCGAGTTACATTGGATGGCGTAAGAAACAATATTCACTCTTCCTTCTACGTGGAAAATGCCTCGTATCTACGGGTTAAGAATATTGAATTGGGATATACTTTAAGTCCGGCTGCCATTAAGAAGATAGGTTTAAGCTCGCTTAGGATATATGCCAACATACAAAACGCTTTCACATTCACCAAATTCAAAGGCTTTGATCCGGAACAAACCTCTGATCAAACAAGAGCCGAGGCATATCCACAGGTGCGGGTGATGACTGCAGGTATAAATGTTAATTTCTAA